A DNA window from Strix aluco isolate bStrAlu1 chromosome 6, bStrAlu1.hap1, whole genome shotgun sequence contains the following coding sequences:
- the EEF1B2 gene encoding elongation factor 1-beta isoform X2, whose amino-acid sequence MSRPVCAGTANLRGTTWLFTPAEGYMYVPSQADIAVFEAIAAPPPADLFHALRWYNHIKSYEKQKASLPGVKKALGKYGPADVEDTTGAATDSKDDDDIDLFGSDDEEESEEAKKLREERLAQYESKKSKKPAVVAKSSILLDVKPWDDETDMAKLEECVRSIQADGLVWGSSKLVPVGYGIKKLQIQCVVEDDKVGTDMLEERITAFEDYVQSMDVAAFNKI is encoded by the exons ATGTCCCGCCCGGTCTGCGCTGGAACAGCTAACCTGCGAGGAACTACCTGGCTGTTCACTCCTGCGGAGGGATATAT GTACGTCCCTTCTCAGGCTGATATAGCAGTCTTTGAAGCAATCGCTGCCCCACCTCCTGCAGACTTGTTTCATGCTCTTCGGTGGTACAATCATATTAAGTCGTACGAAAAGCAAAAGGCAAG CTTGCCAGGAGTAAAGAAGGCTTTGGGGAAATACGGTCCTGCTGATGTTGAAGACACAACAGGTGCAGCCACAGATAGCAAAGACGATGATGACATTGACCTTTTTGGATCTGATGATGAGGAG GAAAGTGAAGAAGCAAAGAAACTGAGGGAAGAACGTCTGGCTCAGTATGAATCAAAGAAGTCCAAAA AACCAGCTGTTGTTGCTAAATCATCAATCTTGCTTGATGTGAAACCTTGGGATGATGAGACAGACATGGCCAAACTAGAGGAGTGTGTTCGAAGCATTCAAGCAGATGGCTTGGTCTGGGGATCTT ccaAGCTAGTACCAGTTGGCTATGGTATCAAAAAGCTTCAGATCCAGTGTGTTGTTGAAGATGATAAAGTGGGAACAGATATGCTGGAAGAGAGAATAACAGCTTTTGAAGATTATGTACAATCAATGGATGTAGCTGCTTTCAATAAGATTTAA
- the EEF1B2 gene encoding elongation factor 1-beta isoform X1 gives MGFGDLKSAAGLRVLNDFLADRSYIEGYVPSQADIAVFEAIAAPPPADLFHALRWYNHIKSYEKQKASLPGVKKALGKYGPADVEDTTGAATDSKDDDDIDLFGSDDEEESEEAKKLREERLAQYESKKSKKPAVVAKSSILLDVKPWDDETDMAKLEECVRSIQADGLVWGSSKLVPVGYGIKKLQIQCVVEDDKVGTDMLEERITAFEDYVQSMDVAAFNKI, from the exons ATGGGCTTCGGGGACCTTAAGTCCGCCGCTGGCCTCCGAGTCCTCAATGATTTCCTGGCTGATAGGAGCTATATCGAGGG GTACGTCCCTTCTCAGGCTGATATAGCAGTCTTTGAAGCAATCGCTGCCCCACCTCCTGCAGACTTGTTTCATGCTCTTCGGTGGTACAATCATATTAAGTCGTACGAAAAGCAAAAGGCAAG CTTGCCAGGAGTAAAGAAGGCTTTGGGGAAATACGGTCCTGCTGATGTTGAAGACACAACAGGTGCAGCCACAGATAGCAAAGACGATGATGACATTGACCTTTTTGGATCTGATGATGAGGAG GAAAGTGAAGAAGCAAAGAAACTGAGGGAAGAACGTCTGGCTCAGTATGAATCAAAGAAGTCCAAAA AACCAGCTGTTGTTGCTAAATCATCAATCTTGCTTGATGTGAAACCTTGGGATGATGAGACAGACATGGCCAAACTAGAGGAGTGTGTTCGAAGCATTCAAGCAGATGGCTTGGTCTGGGGATCTT ccaAGCTAGTACCAGTTGGCTATGGTATCAAAAAGCTTCAGATCCAGTGTGTTGTTGAAGATGATAAAGTGGGAACAGATATGCTGGAAGAGAGAATAACAGCTTTTGAAGATTATGTACAATCAATGGATGTAGCTGCTTTCAATAAGATTTAA